A region of Burkholderiales bacterium JOSHI_001 DNA encodes the following proteins:
- a CDS encoding cytochrome c, mono- and diheme variants family (PFAM: Cytochrome c), whose amino-acid sequence MLKPSSKTIKTLVSVMVFVAAGAGAAGARAQAAERPGPMQSGSHASEPAAAAAPASAAASASGTYSPAAFDPKQLFTNVCGWCHSSGGRVAGKGPQLMGTTLTDGEISYRIRTGKTGQMPAFGTALNEAQIAAVTGYIRNLKPEGAP is encoded by the coding sequence GTGTTGAAACCCTCCAGCAAGACGATCAAGACCCTGGTGTCGGTGATGGTGTTCGTGGCGGCAGGGGCCGGCGCCGCGGGCGCGCGGGCCCAGGCGGCTGAACGCCCCGGCCCCATGCAGTCGGGCTCCCACGCGTCCGAACCCGCGGCGGCTGCCGCGCCGGCGTCGGCCGCGGCCAGCGCTTCAGGCACCTACAGCCCCGCTGCCTTCGACCCCAAGCAGCTGTTCACCAATGTGTGCGGCTGGTGCCATTCCAGCGGCGGGCGCGTCGCCGGCAAAGGGCCGCAACTGATGGGCACCACCCTGACCGACGGCGAGATCAGCTACCGCATCCGCACCGGCAAGACCGGGCAGATGCCGGCCTTCGGCACCGCGCTGAACGAGGCGCAGATCGCCGCCGTGACCGGCTACATCCGAAACCTCAAACCCGAAGGGGCGCCATGA
- a CDS encoding penicillin-binding protein, beta-lactamase class C (PFAM: Beta-lactamase), with translation MKTDLNSSRRALLGGLALLAGMSLQAQPLPTASPESVGMSAERLGKITTMFKQEVADKKLPGAVVMVARKGKLVYAQAFGGQNDAAGAAMKPDSLFRIYSMTKPLVSTALMMLVEDGKVQLTDPVSKFLPSFKNPMVSVGTLDPVFNNISFKLVPANREPTIQDLLRHTSGLAYGELTRNPLVRDAYTKAGVFKPTLDYDARELPGPEMADKLGKAPLAQHPGTYWEYSLSVDVQGRVVEAVTGQRLGDFMQQRLFRPLKMVDTGFHVPADKAARLAEAFPKDPATGVDNKLIDVSRPPGNDSGGAGGVSTAGDYLRYCQAMLNGGQLEGVRILSRSTVGLMASDHLGSINTTVNPGMLLLGTQGYTFGLGFLVRQGDGIAGVHGTAGEFMWAGYAGTFFWAEPKEQVCAVYMSQAPSPVRAYYRRAMKDLVSQALVD, from the coding sequence GTGAAGACAGACCTGAATTCCAGCCGGCGTGCGCTGCTGGGTGGGCTGGCCCTGCTGGCCGGCATGTCACTGCAGGCTCAGCCCCTGCCCACCGCCAGCCCTGAATCGGTGGGCATGTCGGCCGAGCGGCTGGGCAAGATCACCACGATGTTCAAACAAGAAGTGGCCGACAAGAAGCTGCCCGGCGCGGTGGTGATGGTGGCGCGCAAAGGCAAGCTGGTCTATGCCCAGGCCTTCGGCGGCCAGAACGACGCGGCCGGCGCGGCCATGAAGCCCGACTCGCTGTTCCGCATCTACTCCATGACCAAGCCGCTGGTGTCCACCGCGCTGATGATGCTGGTGGAAGACGGCAAGGTGCAGCTCACCGACCCGGTGTCCAAGTTCCTGCCCTCCTTCAAGAACCCCATGGTCAGCGTGGGCACGCTGGACCCGGTGTTCAACAACATCAGCTTCAAGCTGGTGCCGGCCAACCGCGAGCCCACCATCCAGGACCTGCTGCGCCACACCTCGGGCCTGGCCTACGGCGAACTCACCCGCAACCCGCTGGTTCGTGATGCCTACACCAAGGCCGGCGTCTTCAAGCCCACGCTGGACTACGACGCGCGCGAACTGCCCGGGCCGGAAATGGCCGACAAGCTGGGCAAGGCACCGCTGGCCCAGCACCCGGGCACCTACTGGGAATACAGCCTGTCGGTGGACGTGCAGGGCCGGGTGGTGGAAGCGGTGACCGGCCAGCGCCTGGGCGACTTCATGCAGCAGCGCCTGTTCAGACCGCTGAAGATGGTGGACACCGGCTTTCACGTGCCGGCCGACAAGGCCGCCCGCCTGGCCGAGGCCTTCCCCAAAGACCCGGCCACCGGCGTGGACAACAAGCTGATCGACGTGAGCCGCCCGCCAGGCAACGACTCTGGCGGCGCAGGCGGTGTCAGCACCGCGGGCGACTACCTGCGCTACTGCCAGGCCATGCTCAACGGCGGGCAACTGGAGGGGGTGCGCATCCTGTCGCGTTCCACCGTGGGGCTGATGGCGTCGGACCACCTGGGCAGCATCAACACCACGGTGAACCCGGGCATGCTGCTGCTGGGCACGCAGGGCTATACCTTCGGGCTGGGTTTCCTGGTGCGCCAGGGCGACGGCATCGCCGGCGTGCATGGCACCGCGGGGGAATTCATGTGGGCGGGCTACGCCGGCACCTTCTTCTGGGCCGAACCGAAGGAGCAGGTCTGCGCCGTGTACATGAGCCAGGCGCCCAGCCCGGTGCGCGCCTACTACCGGCGTGCGATGAAGGACCTGGTGTCGCAGGCCCTGGTGGACTGA
- a CDS encoding sulfate ABC transporter, permease protein CysT (PFAM: Binding-protein-dependent transport system inner membrane component~TIGRFAM: sulfate ABC transporter, permease protein; sulfate ABC transporter, permease protein CysT): MLLSRALLKRHSVLPGFDLALGFALLYLGLIVLIPLSAAFLKTFTLTWGQFLDATTTPRVMASYRLTFGASFLAALLNAVFGLIVAWVLVRYEFPAKRLVDALVDLPFALPTAVAGIALTAIYAQNGWIGQWLPFKVSFTPLGVWVALVFIGLPFVVRTLQPVLEDLNRELEEAAATLGASRWMTFTKVIFPILMPALLTGFALAFARALGEYGSVIFIAGNMPMVSEITPLLIITKLEQYDYAGATAIAVVMLVTSFILLLVINLLQAWARKRQGGL, from the coding sequence ATGTTGTTGTCTCGGGCGCTGCTCAAGCGCCATTCCGTGCTGCCGGGCTTCGACCTGGCACTGGGCTTCGCCCTGCTGTACCTGGGCCTGATCGTGCTGATCCCGCTGTCGGCGGCCTTCCTGAAGACCTTCACGCTCACCTGGGGCCAGTTCCTGGACGCCACCACCACGCCGCGCGTGATGGCCAGCTACCGCCTGACCTTCGGCGCTTCATTCCTGGCGGCGCTGCTGAACGCCGTGTTCGGCCTGATCGTGGCCTGGGTGCTGGTGCGCTATGAATTCCCCGCCAAGCGCCTGGTGGACGCGCTGGTGGACCTGCCCTTTGCGCTGCCCACCGCGGTGGCCGGCATTGCGCTGACCGCCATCTATGCGCAGAACGGCTGGATCGGCCAGTGGCTGCCCTTCAAGGTCAGCTTCACGCCGCTGGGCGTGTGGGTGGCACTGGTCTTCATCGGCCTGCCCTTCGTGGTGCGCACCCTGCAGCCGGTGCTGGAAGACCTGAACCGTGAACTGGAAGAAGCCGCCGCCACGCTGGGTGCCAGCCGCTGGATGACCTTCACCAAGGTGATCTTCCCCATCCTGATGCCCGCGCTGCTGACGGGTTTTGCCCTGGCCTTCGCGCGCGCCCTGGGCGAATACGGCTCGGTGATCTTCATTGCCGGCAACATGCCCATGGTCAGCGAGATCACGCCGCTGCTCATCATCACCAAGCTGGAGCAGTACGACTACGCTGGCGCCACGGCCATCGCGGTGGTGATGCTGGTGACCAGCTTCATCCTGCTGCTGGTCATCAACCTGCTGCAGGCCTGGGCCCGCAAGCGGCAGGGAGGGCTGTGA
- a CDS encoding sulfate ABC transporter, permease protein CysW (PFAM: Binding-protein-dependent transport system inner membrane component~TIGRFAM: sulfate ABC transporter, permease protein CysW; sulfate ABC transporter, permease protein) produces the protein MNTATTALPPASSTTPPAGLAPRALRGATTEPVWVQRLLIGAALAFMTLFLFVPLATVFFEAFKKGVDVYLAAITEADALSAVKLTLIATAISVPLNLVFGVAAAWAITKFDFRGKSVLLTLIDLPFSVSPVIAGLIYVLIFGLQGWWGEWLRDHDLKVIFAVPGIVLATVFVTFPFVARELIPLMQAQGIEQEEAARALGANGWQIFSRVTLPNIKWALLYGVILCNARAMGEFGAVSVVSGHIRGQTNTMPLHIEIAYNEYQFAAAFAVASLLALLALVTLVLKYLVEQRVKHQKRAVGDRAE, from the coding sequence ATGAACACCGCCACCACCGCCTTGCCCCCGGCGAGCAGCACCACGCCCCCAGCCGGCCTGGCACCGCGCGCCCTGCGGGGCGCCACCACCGAACCCGTGTGGGTGCAGCGCCTGCTGATCGGCGCCGCGCTGGCCTTCATGACCCTGTTCCTCTTCGTGCCCCTGGCCACCGTGTTCTTCGAGGCCTTCAAGAAGGGCGTGGATGTGTACCTGGCCGCGATCACCGAAGCCGACGCGCTGTCGGCGGTGAAGTTGACGCTGATTGCCACCGCCATCAGTGTGCCGCTGAACCTGGTGTTCGGCGTGGCCGCGGCCTGGGCCATCACCAAGTTCGACTTCCGCGGCAAGAGTGTGTTGCTGACGCTGATTGACCTGCCGTTCAGTGTCAGCCCGGTGATCGCCGGCCTGATCTATGTGCTGATCTTCGGTCTGCAGGGCTGGTGGGGCGAATGGCTGCGCGACCACGACCTGAAGGTCATCTTCGCGGTGCCGGGCATCGTGCTGGCCACGGTCTTCGTCACCTTCCCCTTCGTGGCGCGCGAACTCATCCCGCTGATGCAGGCCCAGGGCATTGAACAAGAAGAAGCCGCGCGCGCGCTGGGTGCCAACGGCTGGCAGATCTTCAGCCGCGTCACGCTGCCCAACATCAAGTGGGCGCTGCTGTACGGCGTGATCCTGTGCAATGCGCGGGCCATGGGCGAGTTCGGCGCGGTCAGCGTGGTGTCGGGCCACATCCGCGGGCAAACCAACACCATGCCGCTGCACATCGAGATTGCCTACAACGAATACCAGTTCGCCGCCGCTTTTGCCGTGGCCAGCCTGCTGGCCTTGCTGGCCTTGGTGACGCTGGTGCTGAAGTACCTCGTCGAGCAGCGGGTCAAGCACCAGAAGCGCGCGGTCGGTGACCGGGCAGAGTGA
- a CDS encoding periplasmic component of amino acid ABC-type transporter/signal transduction system (PFAM: Bacterial extracellular solute-binding proteins, family 3) has protein sequence MRTTHRRRLASGAALVALLFAQAQAPVGARPLAEVQSNQQISLCANPNALPFAAEGGELPGFQIEIARALAQRMGFALQVLWIVPRYRAAAVDCDMLMDTILSPGIEQRGLRPSLPYQVGGVGLVFAPGQPTVPDYKSLREGMRVGVMMNSMASLVVSRSGAALVPFGFEDDLMAAVAKGEVNAVAVSPATAGYYNLRHPERPLTVVRAQDSEPDLRWNVAVGLRRADDAMVAAVNTALAALLEDGSIRAIYARYGIEHRRP, from the coding sequence ATGAGAACGACCCACCGCCGCCGGCTTGCATCTGGGGCCGCACTGGTCGCGCTGCTGTTCGCCCAGGCGCAGGCCCCCGTGGGGGCCCGCCCCTTGGCCGAGGTGCAAAGCAATCAGCAGATTTCCCTGTGTGCCAACCCGAACGCCTTGCCCTTCGCCGCCGAGGGCGGCGAACTGCCGGGCTTCCAGATCGAGATCGCGCGTGCGCTGGCCCAGCGCATGGGCTTTGCCTTGCAGGTGCTGTGGATCGTGCCACGCTACCGCGCGGCGGCGGTGGACTGCGACATGCTGATGGACACCATCCTCAGCCCCGGCATCGAACAGCGCGGGCTGCGCCCGTCCCTGCCTTACCAGGTGGGGGGCGTCGGCCTGGTGTTCGCGCCCGGCCAGCCCACGGTGCCCGACTACAAATCCCTGCGCGAGGGCATGCGGGTGGGCGTGATGATGAATTCCATGGCCAGCCTGGTGGTCAGCCGCAGCGGCGCCGCCCTGGTGCCCTTCGGTTTCGAGGACGACCTGATGGCGGCGGTGGCCAAGGGGGAGGTGAACGCCGTGGCCGTGTCGCCGGCCACCGCGGGCTACTACAACCTGCGCCACCCCGAGCGACCCCTGACCGTGGTGCGCGCGCAGGACAGCGAACCCGACCTGCGCTGGAACGTGGCCGTGGGCCTGCGCCGTGCCGACGACGCGATGGTGGCGGCCGTGAACACCGCGCTGGCCGCTCTGCTGGAAGACGGCAGCATCCGCGCCATCTACGCGCGCTACGGCATCGAGCACCGCCGGCCTTGA
- a CDS encoding Uncharacterized conserved protein (DUF2132) (PFAM: Uncharacterized conserved protein (DUF2132)), protein MPPVTAPTPPATQKHNPLHGVTLEAMLNALVAAYGWDGLNEHIALRCFANEPSITSSLKFLRKTRWARTKVEHLYLFMLRDARRQGRA, encoded by the coding sequence ATGCCGCCCGTGACCGCACCCACCCCGCCCGCGACCCAAAAGCACAACCCCCTGCACGGCGTCACGCTGGAGGCCATGCTGAACGCGCTGGTGGCGGCCTACGGGTGGGATGGGCTGAACGAGCACATCGCACTGCGCTGCTTTGCCAATGAGCCCAGCATCACCTCCAGCCTGAAGTTCCTGCGCAAGACCCGCTGGGCGCGCACGAAGGTGGAGCATCTCTACCTTTTCATGCTGCGTGACGCGCGCCGGCAAGGTCGCGCTTGA
- a CDS encoding DNA recombination-dependent growth factor C (PFAM: Putative exonuclease, RdgC), which produces MFKNAIAYRIDQWEPPTQSTIEQRLDAARFAECGATQPESAGWVEPRGEKHGVLLESVGGQLILKLCTESKPVPSGVVKTQLEAQLDRIEAQTGRRPKGKAKREVKEQIVHDLLPRAFPKRASTLVWLDLAARFVLIGAASPKKADAVVTRLVDLFGGLRLSPLQTTLSPATAMSAWLSDKEAPAGFSIDRECELKQPDSEKAAVRYARHTLDIDEVGQHIQQGKLPTQLALTWNSRVSFVLTDALVLKKIKLLDVVLENTGPVAEDGFDADVAITTGELQHLLPALIDALGGPLVMDGGVPPAAEAAPVVPGTPPWEDAAA; this is translated from the coding sequence ATGTTCAAGAACGCCATCGCCTACCGCATCGACCAGTGGGAGCCGCCCACCCAGTCCACCATCGAACAACGCCTGGACGCCGCCCGCTTCGCCGAGTGCGGCGCCACCCAGCCCGAAAGCGCCGGCTGGGTGGAGCCGCGCGGTGAAAAGCACGGCGTGCTGCTGGAAAGCGTGGGCGGACAACTCATCCTGAAGCTGTGCACCGAGAGCAAGCCGGTGCCGTCCGGCGTGGTGAAAACCCAGCTGGAAGCCCAACTGGACCGCATCGAAGCCCAGACCGGCCGCCGCCCCAAGGGCAAGGCCAAGCGCGAGGTGAAGGAGCAGATCGTGCACGACCTGCTGCCGCGCGCCTTCCCCAAGCGGGCCAGCACCCTGGTGTGGCTGGACCTGGCGGCGCGTTTCGTGTTGATCGGTGCGGCCAGCCCGAAGAAGGCCGATGCCGTGGTCACCCGCCTGGTGGACCTGTTCGGCGGGCTGCGCCTGAGCCCCTTGCAAACCACCTTGTCCCCCGCCACCGCCATGTCGGCCTGGTTGAGCGACAAGGAAGCGCCGGCGGGTTTCAGCATCGACCGCGAGTGCGAACTGAAGCAGCCGGACAGCGAAAAGGCGGCCGTGCGCTACGCCCGCCACACGCTGGACATCGACGAGGTGGGCCAGCACATCCAGCAGGGCAAGCTGCCCACCCAACTGGCGCTCACCTGGAACAGCCGCGTGTCCTTCGTGCTGACCGACGCCCTGGTGCTCAAGAAGATCAAGTTGCTGGACGTCGTGCTGGAAAACACCGGTCCGGTGGCGGAAGATGGTTTCGACGCCGACGTGGCCATCACCACAGGTGAGTTGCAGCACCTGCTGCCCGCGTTGATCGACGCGCTGGGCGGGCCCTTGGTGATGGACGGCGGCGTGCCGCCGGCCGCTGAAGCCGCACCGGTCGTCCCGGGCACGCCGCCCTGGGAAGATGCGGCGGCCTGA
- a CDS encoding transcriptional regulator (PFAM: Bacterial regulatory helix-turn-helix protein, lysR family; LysR substrate binding domain) — protein MNFQQLRSVREAIRQDFNLTAVAQALHTSQPGVSRQIRELEDELGIEIFARAGKRLTGLTPPGAAVLPIIERLMQEAENLKRAGEDFVSQDRGSLTVAATHSQARYALPHAVRDFSALHPDVSLRMHQGTPRQVAEMLLSGEADIGVATEALASYPDLVALPCYQWTHSVIVPPTHPLAQEADAGRPLTVERLSHFPIITYETGYTGRSHIDEGFARERLQANIVLEAMDADVIKTYVELGMGVGIVAAIAYDEQRDTRLRAIDARHLFAANMTRLAIKRGAYLRSYIYDFIQTFASPLTRPVVDAALANGTDDPALNI, from the coding sequence ATGAACTTCCAGCAACTGCGCTCGGTGCGCGAAGCCATCCGGCAGGACTTCAACCTGACCGCGGTGGCGCAGGCCCTGCACACCTCCCAACCCGGCGTCAGCCGGCAGATCCGCGAGCTGGAGGACGAGCTCGGCATCGAGATCTTCGCCCGCGCCGGCAAGCGCCTGACCGGCCTGACCCCGCCCGGCGCGGCGGTGCTGCCGATCATCGAACGCCTGATGCAGGAGGCCGAAAACCTGAAGCGTGCAGGCGAAGACTTCGTCAGCCAGGACCGGGGCAGCCTGACCGTGGCCGCCACCCATTCGCAGGCCCGCTACGCCCTGCCCCACGCGGTGCGCGACTTCAGCGCCCTGCACCCGGACGTGAGCCTGCGCATGCACCAGGGCACGCCGCGCCAGGTTGCCGAGATGCTGCTGTCGGGCGAAGCCGACATCGGCGTGGCCACCGAGGCCTTGGCCAGCTACCCCGACCTGGTGGCCCTGCCCTGCTACCAGTGGACGCACTCGGTCATCGTGCCGCCCACACATCCGCTGGCGCAGGAAGCCGACGCCGGCCGGCCGCTGACGGTGGAACGCCTGTCGCACTTTCCGATCATCACCTACGAAACCGGCTACACCGGCCGCAGCCACATCGACGAAGGCTTCGCGCGCGAAAGGCTGCAGGCCAACATCGTGCTGGAGGCCATGGACGCCGACGTGATCAAGACCTATGTGGAACTGGGCATGGGCGTGGGCATCGTGGCGGCCATCGCCTACGACGAGCAGCGCGACACCCGCCTGCGTGCCATCGACGCGCGGCACCTGTTCGCGGCCAACATGACGCGCCTGGCCATCAAGCGCGGCGCCTACCTGCGCAGCTACATCTACGACTTCATCCAGACCTTCGCGTCGCCCCTGACCCGCCCGGTGGTGGACGCTGCGCTGGCCAATGGCACCGACGACCCGGCGCTGAACATCTGA
- a CDS encoding glucose dehydrogenase (PFAM: Pyrrolo-quinoline quinone coenzyme N-terminus; PQQ enzyme repeat~TIGRFAM: PQQ-dependent dehydrogenase, methanol/ethanol family): MKFRQSMVAIAAIVAAGHGGASFAADVTSDRIAKADSEPGNWMTYHGSYQSWHYSGLSKINAGNVKNLKEAWSHVASRSVRGLQSYPLAVDGVLYYSGSYNQVWALDGATGEVLWQYKHKLNEDLVAKQTHSPYNRGIAIGYGNIYMGTLDGKLAAIDMKTGKLAWETKLVNSEKLTVGFTGAPLLVKDKVIIGAQGGEWPDRGPIFGVDAKTGQQAWRFFTAGGEENNGDARNTWGNDSWKTGGGGGWMPGGYDPETNTVWWGTANPAPLYDWSGPDYKTKGARPGDNLYTTSVILLDPDTGKLKAHHQELPHDAWDFDSATGEFIMLEKGGKKYTVHPSKSGFVWVYDRNAKVQNVWRLIKNINFVEDIKPDGTLVGRRDMTEGKHKNLCPFIAGGMSWNMGTYNPKTGLLYKVGNEWCMDLEIKKTTPILEPMAQLNIGADFNIINPPDGPARGHVSARDPLTGKMKWEIKFKEPPLASLLSTGGNLLFVPDARGWLRAYNATTGAELWKHNNGQGHNGGIITYQAKGKQYVAVMTGWGGLAGDDYASFFGGTFAQMPKDSGIIKVFSLD; the protein is encoded by the coding sequence ATGAAGTTTCGTCAATCGATGGTGGCCATCGCGGCCATCGTCGCCGCCGGCCATGGCGGCGCGTCGTTCGCAGCGGACGTCACGTCCGACCGCATTGCCAAGGCCGACAGCGAGCCCGGCAACTGGATGACCTACCACGGCAGCTACCAGTCCTGGCATTACAGCGGGCTTTCGAAGATCAATGCCGGCAATGTCAAGAACCTGAAGGAGGCCTGGTCGCACGTGGCCAGCCGCTCGGTGCGCGGACTGCAGTCCTACCCACTGGCGGTGGACGGGGTGCTGTACTACTCGGGGTCCTACAACCAGGTGTGGGCGCTGGACGGCGCCACCGGCGAAGTGCTGTGGCAGTACAAGCACAAGCTGAACGAAGACCTGGTCGCCAAGCAGACCCACTCGCCCTACAACCGCGGCATCGCCATCGGCTACGGCAACATCTACATGGGCACGCTGGACGGCAAGCTGGCCGCCATCGACATGAAGACCGGCAAGCTGGCCTGGGAAACCAAGCTGGTGAATTCCGAGAAGCTGACGGTGGGCTTCACCGGCGCCCCGCTGCTGGTGAAGGACAAGGTCATCATCGGCGCGCAGGGCGGCGAATGGCCCGACCGCGGCCCCATCTTCGGCGTGGACGCCAAGACCGGCCAGCAGGCCTGGCGCTTCTTCACCGCCGGCGGCGAGGAAAACAACGGCGACGCCCGCAACACCTGGGGCAACGACTCCTGGAAGACCGGCGGCGGCGGCGGCTGGATGCCCGGCGGCTACGACCCCGAGACCAACACCGTGTGGTGGGGCACCGCCAACCCGGCGCCCCTGTACGACTGGTCGGGCCCGGACTACAAGACCAAGGGCGCGCGCCCGGGCGACAACCTCTACACCACCTCGGTCATCCTGCTGGACCCCGACACCGGCAAGCTGAAGGCCCACCACCAGGAACTGCCGCACGACGCCTGGGACTTCGACTCCGCCACCGGCGAATTCATCATGCTGGAAAAGGGCGGAAAGAAGTACACCGTGCACCCCAGCAAGAGCGGCTTCGTCTGGGTGTACGACCGCAACGCCAAGGTGCAGAACGTCTGGCGCCTGATCAAGAACATCAACTTCGTCGAGGACATCAAGCCCGACGGCACCCTGGTGGGCCGGCGCGACATGACCGAGGGCAAGCACAAGAACCTGTGCCCCTTCATCGCCGGTGGCATGAGTTGGAACATGGGCACCTACAACCCCAAGACCGGCCTGCTCTACAAGGTGGGCAATGAATGGTGCATGGACCTGGAGATCAAGAAGACCACGCCCATCCTGGAGCCCATGGCGCAACTGAACATTGGCGCCGACTTCAACATCATCAACCCGCCCGATGGTCCGGCGCGTGGCCACGTCTCGGCGCGCGACCCCCTGACCGGCAAGATGAAGTGGGAGATCAAGTTCAAGGAGCCGCCCCTGGCCAGCCTGCTGTCCACCGGCGGCAACCTGCTGTTCGTGCCCGACGCGCGCGGCTGGCTGCGGGCCTACAACGCCACCACCGGCGCCGAGCTCTGGAAGCACAACAACGGCCAGGGCCACAACGGCGGCATCATCACCTACCAGGCCAAGGGCAAGCAGTACGTGGCGGTGATGACCGGCTGGGGCGGCCTGGCCGGTGACGACTACGCGTCCTTCTTCGGCGGCACCTTCGCGCAAATGCCCAAGGACAGCGGCATCATCAAGGTGTTCTCGCTGGACTGA
- a CDS encoding sulfate ABC transporter, ATP-binding protein (PFAM: ABC transporter~TIGRFAM: sulfate ABC transporter, ATP-binding protein), with translation MSIEVRNLNRRFGSTIACDNLNLDIPAGELVALLGPSGCGKTTLLRIIAGLEVPDSGSVLFHGEDTTHTDVRARNVGFVFQHYALFGHMSIFENVAFGLRVRPKDTRPSEVDIRAKVTQLLKLVQLDWLADRYPHQLSGGQRQRIALARALAVEPQVLLLDEPFGALDAKVRKELRRWLRRLHDEVHVTSVFVTHDQDEAMEVADRVVVMNQGRIEQQGTPDQVYDHPASPFVLQFLGDVNLFHGRRGHAPGGATKPDEVSYVRPHELEVLAEAGEDTWPVTLSQVLTVGPNSRIEFKRDADQSYVDVELPRERFNELRERLGLAPGTRVHLRPRRVTRFGAPETNERLQTDPAAMI, from the coding sequence ATGAGCATCGAAGTCAGAAACCTGAACCGCCGCTTCGGCAGCACCATCGCCTGCGACAACCTGAACCTGGACATCCCCGCAGGGGAACTGGTGGCGCTGCTGGGGCCGTCGGGCTGCGGCAAGACCACGCTGCTGCGCATCATTGCCGGGCTGGAAGTGCCCGATTCGGGCAGCGTGCTGTTCCATGGCGAAGACACCACCCACACCGATGTGCGTGCGCGCAACGTGGGCTTCGTGTTCCAGCACTACGCCCTCTTCGGCCACATGAGCATCTTCGAGAACGTGGCCTTCGGCCTGAGGGTGCGGCCCAAGGACACGCGGCCCAGCGAAGTGGACATCCGAGCCAAGGTGACCCAACTGCTGAAGCTGGTGCAACTGGACTGGTTGGCCGACCGCTACCCGCACCAGCTGTCCGGCGGGCAGCGCCAGCGCATTGCGCTGGCCCGTGCGCTGGCGGTGGAGCCCCAGGTGCTGCTGCTGGACGAACCCTTCGGCGCGCTGGACGCCAAGGTGCGCAAGGAACTGCGCCGCTGGCTGCGCCGCCTGCACGACGAGGTGCATGTCACCAGCGTGTTCGTCACCCACGACCAGGACGAGGCCATGGAAGTGGCCGACCGCGTGGTGGTGATGAACCAGGGCCGCATCGAACAGCAGGGCACGCCCGACCAGGTCTACGACCACCCGGCCAGCCCCTTCGTGCTGCAGTTCCTGGGCGACGTGAACCTGTTCCACGGCCGCCGCGGCCATGCGCCGGGCGGCGCCACCAAGCCGGACGAGGTGAGCTACGTGCGCCCGCACGAACTGGAGGTGCTGGCCGAAGCGGGTGAGGACACCTGGCCGGTCACGCTGAGCCAGGTGTTGACCGTGGGGCCGAACAGCCGCATCGAGTTCAAGCGCGACGCCGACCAGAGCTACGTGGACGTGGAACTGCCGCGCGAACGCTTCAACGAACTGCGCGAGCGCCTGGGCCTGGCGCCGGGAACCCGCGTGCACCTGCGCCCGCGCCGGGTGACGCGCTTTGGCGCGCCGGAAACCAACGAACGCCTGCAGACCGACCCGGCCGCGATGATCTGA